From Puntigrus tetrazona isolate hp1 chromosome 8, ASM1883169v1, whole genome shotgun sequence, the proteins below share one genomic window:
- the zgc:194839 gene encoding glycosyltransferase family 92 protein yields MEKGKVLLSLLIVSVIGILFLVHMNSNAYYVQAPLTIKAPPSNNKFNIVDASYSITPIKDSKHFMVSAYIDHRLDGVIRVISIINRNNLQPLYCVYCSAEQVCKTVNAEVQIHHDHFGFPYGATDVFCKGERTQNAAHVLITTDEKDTADHKVEYLPIKNKAVQETFKFNFTVCVSNLFGDYNNVLQFAQTIEMYKILGVQHVVVYKTACGPDLEKLLKHYETEGILEIVPWPIDQFLNPSSGWNIKKHKGDIQYYGQLVTLNECIYRHMYQSKYVLLNDIDEIIMPYKHANLAALMEDLQSAHPDIGVFLIENHIFPKTQFEESEKFKRAEWSNIPGVNIMEHIYREPSQKNVYNPTKMIVNPRKVQQTSVHSTLKNFGDSFRVPFNVCRIVHVRVPLQGHLTKEQLFVDKKVWDFERELIQNVDQTLKLCGFL; encoded by the coding sequence ATGGAAAAAGGCAAAGTGCTTCTTTCACTGTTAATTGTCAGTGTTATTGGCATTCTATTTTTAGTGCACATGAACAGTAATGCATATTACGTGCAAGCTCCTCTAACAATAAAAGCTCCCCcatcaaataataaatttaatatcgTGGACGCTTCGTATTCAATAACACCCATTAAAGACTCTAAGCATTTCATGGTGTCTGCATACATCGACCACAGACTTGATGGGGTCATTCGAGTCATCAGCATAATCAACAGAAACAATCTTCAGCCACTTTATTGTGTTTACTGCAGCGCTGAACAAGTCTGCAAAACTGTTAACGCTGAGGTCCAGATACACCACGACCACTTTGGCTTCCCGTATGGTGCCACAGATGTGTTTTGTAAAGGTGAACGCACACAAAATGCAGCTCATGTCCTCATAACAACTGATGAGAAAGATACGGCTGACCACAAAGTAGAGTACTTGCCAATAAAAAATAAGGCTGTACAAGAGACTTTCAAGTTTAACTTCACTGTTTGCGTCTCTAACCTTTTCGGCGATTACAACAATGTTCTACAGTTTGCTCAAACAATAGAAATGTACAAGATTCTCGGTGTACAGCATGTGGTCGTCTATAAAACTGCTTGTGGACCAGACTTGGAAAAGCTCTTGAAACATTATGAAACAGAGGGAATACTGGAGATCGTTCCATGGCCTATCGATCAGTTTCTGAACCCTTCTTCAGGCTGGAACATAAAAAAGCACAAGGGAGACATTCAATATTATGGTCAGTTAGTAACACTTAACGAATGCATTTACAGGCACATGTACCAGTCCAAGTACGTTCTCTTGAACGACATTGATGAAATCATAATGCCTTACAAACATGCCAATTTAGCAGCTCTAATGGAGGACCTCCAGTCTGCTCATCCTGATATAGGGGTGTTTCTCATAGAGAATCACATATTCCCAAAAACTCAGTTTGAGGAGAGTGAGAAGTTCAAACGAGCAGAGTGGAGTAATATTCCTGGTGTCAATATCATGGAGCACATTTACAGAGAACCAAGTCAAAAGAACGTTTACAATCCCACAAAGATGATCGTCAACCCAAGGAAGGTGCAGCAAACCTCAGTACACTCCACTTTGAAAAACTTTGGAGACAGTTTCCGTGTACCCTTTAATGTATGTAGGATTGTACACGTGAGAGTCCCACTGCAGGGGCATCTTACCAAAGAGCAACTCTTTGTCGACAAAAAAGTCTGGGACTTTGAACGAGAACTGATACAGAACGTTGATCAGACTTTGAAACTTTGTGGTTTCCTGTAG